In the Brachyhypopomus gauderio isolate BG-103 chromosome 4, BGAUD_0.2, whole genome shotgun sequence genome, one interval contains:
- the lrrc47 gene encoding leucine-rich repeat-containing protein 47 has product MEVEGTVWAEIEKAEKENRRELVLQGLAVDKKIQTNGGIHAKLYSLVLLNYLEVSQCPSLNEIHENIKKLSHLQSLILCRNKISSVPKSIGELKSVKVLDLSVNNLLALPEEICLLSELTTLNISCNSISALPNGLSQCTKLSSINVSKNALAQLPEDLCSSRLELLNTIIASENAIEQLSNEIHNLPALKVLDLSNNKLLEIPFELADCAKLKEINFKGNKLKDKRLEKMVNGCQTKSVLDYLRAGGRGKGKGRNPDGEAADRGDGARNVSKKKNAAKQKKKKEEEEEVDNMNRMVVRVLHMSDSPTALMVKVSPLVKDVRPFIVCCIVKGLNLKPGNALKRFLVAQTKLHDEVCGKRTTATIATHDLSLLKAPLEYGARSPDELKLVPLGRKEMKAADLLKQLQHEADEQRKQKKRQNVSGLHRYLQLLDGKDNYPCLIDADGHVISFPPITNSERTKLRKTTRELFVEVTSSTSLQICKDVMDMLIIKMAELNKLTFDHKEEADSDGEADRTTEPSVDASDTPELKVLQVKVVDAEGNLKVVYPSKTDLTSDVSHLTIVR; this is encoded by the exons ATGGAGGTAGAAGGGACTGTTTGGGCAGAAATTgaaaaggcagaaaaagaaaacagaagaGAGCTGGTTCTTCAAGGCTTAGCAGTCGATAAGAAGATACAGACCAATGGCGGTATCCATGCCAAACTTTACTCTCTCGTCCTCCTGAACTACCTAGAAGTTAGTCAGTGTCCGAGTTTGAACGAGATCCATGAAAACATCAAAAAGCTCTCTCATCTACAAAGCTTGATTCTTTGTAGGAATAAGATTTCATCTGTGCCCAAGAGCATAGGTGAACTGAAGTCAGTCAAAGTCTTAGACTTGTCAGTCAATAATTTGCTGGCTTTGCCGGAAGAGATTTGCTTGCTGAGCGAACTCACAACGCTAAACATCAGTTGTAACAGCATCAGCGCTTTGCCAAATGGCTTGAGTCAGTGCACGAAGCTTTCCAGTATCAATGTATCTAAAAACGCATTGGCACAACTTCCCGAAGATCTCTGTTCCTCGCGACTGGAGCTACTAAATACGATCATAGCGTCGGAAAACGCTATAGAGCAACTCAGCAATGAAATACACAACCTACCGGCTCTTAAG GTCTTGGACCTGTCAAACAACAAACTCCTTGAGATCCCGTTTGAGCTGGCTGACTGTGCCAAGCTGAAGGAAATCAACTTCAAAGGGAACAAACTGAAAGACAAGAGGCTTGAGAAGATGGTGAATGGTTGCCAGACCAAGTCGGTGCTGGACTATCTGAGAGCAGGGGGGCGGGGCAAAGGGAAAGGTCGTAACCCGGACGGCGAGGCTGCTGACAGGGGAGACGGGGCCCGTAATGTCTCCAAGAAGAAAAATGCAGCCAagcaaaagaagaagaaagaggaggaagaggaggtggataATATGAACCGGATGGTTGTCAGGGTTCTGCATATGTCCGATTCCCCCACGGCACTCATGGTGAAAGTGTCTCCGCTTGTGAAGGACGTGCGGCCATTTATAGTGTGCTGCATTGTAAAGGGACTGAACCTGAAACCTGGAAACGCCCTCAAGAGGTTCCTAGTAGCTCAG aCCAAACTTCATGATGAGGTTTGTGGCAAAAGAACAACAGCAACAATAGCAACTCATGACTTGAGCTTACTGAAGGCTCCTCTAGAATATGGTGCCAGATCTCCTGATGAGCTGAAG CTTGTTCCTCTAGGTCGTAAGGAGATGAAGGCAGCTGACCTGCTGAAGCAGCTTCAGCATGAAGCAGATGAACAGAGGAAGCAGAAGAAACGTCAGAATGTGTCTGGCCTCCACAG GTACCTACAGCTACTGGATGGGAAAGATAATTACCCTTGCTTGATTGATGCAGATGGTCATGTGATCTCATTTCCCCCAATCACAAACAGTGAGAGGACAAAG tTAAGGAAGACCACACGTGAGCTGTTTGTAGAAGTGacgagttctaccagtctgcaGATTTGTAAGGATGTCATGGACATGCTAATTATA AAAATGGCAGAGCTGAACAAGTTGACATTTGACCATAAGGAGGAGGCTGACTCGGACGGGGAGGCAGACAGGACCACTGAGCCCTCGGTGGACGCCTCCGACACCCCAGAGCTGAAGGTGCTgcaggtgaaggtggtggaTGCTGAGGGCAACCTGAAGGTCGTATACCCATCCAAGACTGACCTGACCTCTGACGTCAGCCACCTGACCATCGTCCGGTAA
- the mad2l2 gene encoding mitotic spindle assembly checkpoint protein MAD2B — MTTLTRQDLNFGQVVADILCEFLEVAVHLILYVREVYPSGIFQKRKKYNVPVQMSCHPELNQYIQDTLHCVKPLIEKNEAEKVVVVIMDKEHHPVERFVFEISQPPLLSISSETLLSHVEQLLRAVILKISVCDAVLDNNPPGCTFTVLVYTRESATRNMEKVQVIKDFPWIVADEQEVLMQEPRLIPLKTMTSDIVKMQLYVEERAQKGQRKTA, encoded by the exons ATGACAACTCTTACAAGACAGGATCTCAACTTTGGTCAAG TGGTGGCTGATATCCTGTGTGAGTTTCTGGAAGTGGCCGTCCACCTCATCCTCTACGTTAGAGAGGTCTATCCATCTGGGATATTTCAGAAAAGGAAGAAATACAATGTGCCTGTCCAG ATGTCATGCCATCCAGAGCTGAACCAGTATATCCAGGATACACTTCACTGTGTTAAACCACTTATTGAGAAG AATGAGGCGGAGAAAGTGGTGGTGGTAATCATGGATAAAGAACACCACCCAGTGGAGAGGTTTGTGTTTGAGATCTCCCAACCTCCTCTACTGTCCATCAG CTCGGAGACACTGCTGTCTCATGTGGAGCAGCTTCTGAGAGCCGTGATCCTGAAGATCAGCGTTTGTGACGCTGTTCTGGACAACAACCCACCAG GCTGCACATTTACTGTGTTGGTGTACACTAGAGAATCAGCTACTAGAAACATGGAGAAAGTTCAAGTAATCAAG GACTTTCCCTGGATTGTTGCAGATGAGCAGGAAGTCCTCATGCAGGAGCCCAGACTCATCCCTCTGAAAACAATGACCTCAGACATAGTGAAG ATGCAGCTTTATGTGGAAGAGCGAGCACAGAAAGGCCAGCGTAAGACAGCATga
- the smim1 gene encoding small integral membrane protein 1 — protein MDSANANVQYNRWNEDVNLTVGDSQSSMNEFCNKLCTGQLGIAMRVAGSLAVMAAMYIIGYITGYYVHRC, from the exons ATGGATTCTGCCAATGCCAACGTACAGTACAACCGCTGGAATGAAGATGTTAATCTCACTGTCGGTGATTCTCAATCTAGTATGAATGA GTTCTGTAACAAACTGTGTACGGGACAGCTGGGCATCGCAATGAGAGTGGCAGGCTCACTGGCTGTAATGGCTGCCATGTACATCATCGGATACATCACCGGATACTACGTCCACAGATGCTGA